The following are encoded together in the Armatimonadota bacterium genome:
- a CDS encoding sulfatase-like hydrolase/transferase: protein MARQPNILLIMTDQQRADTIHALGNPRIQTPAQDRLVREGTSFISAYCASPVCQASRCSLLLGEYAHTTGCVSNLPMPQERTSLMEMLQGAGYQTHGVGKMHFGPDSRYLWGFDSRDYSEEGGMRDGDDFCDFLKAHGYEHIVDPSGMRSEFYYVPQPSQLPARLHNTQWAGDRSLEFLQRRDRSRPFFLWSSYIKPHPPFENPVPWSRLYRPVEMPFPHLPWGWEEMTTFWNRVQNRYKYRDQGFDGNLVRLIRAAYFACVSFVDYQIGRLLSYLEEQGELDNTLIIHTSDHGELLGDFGSWGKRSILDAAARVPCLVRYPERFTAGQVCETPASLVDILPTCLSAAGIDTQAQHAGHDLAQLAAGACDREGVICQFQQGDRGLYGYITGGFKYVYSAADDREWLFPRVAGEPETRDVAGNPAYMKVLAQHREALIARFRADGYELPLDGDTWRRHPRLDVPTTPDAWQLYQDGGRIADLFPPGYRPQVEPSGGLPVSGI from the coding sequence ATGGCACGCCAACCTAATATCCTTCTGATCATGACCGACCAGCAGCGCGCGGACACCATCCACGCCCTGGGGAATCCGCGTATCCAGACCCCAGCCCAGGATCGTCTCGTGCGCGAGGGAACCAGCTTCATATCGGCGTACTGCGCGTCCCCGGTCTGCCAGGCATCGCGCTGCAGCCTGCTTCTGGGCGAATACGCGCACACGACAGGGTGCGTCAGCAACCTGCCAATGCCCCAGGAACGCACCTCGCTCATGGAGATGCTTCAGGGCGCCGGATACCAGACCCACGGCGTCGGGAAGATGCATTTCGGGCCTGACAGCAGGTACCTTTGGGGGTTCGACAGCCGCGACTACAGCGAAGAGGGGGGCATGCGCGACGGTGACGATTTCTGCGACTTTCTGAAAGCCCACGGGTATGAGCACATCGTTGACCCGAGCGGGATGCGCAGCGAGTTCTACTACGTCCCCCAGCCCTCGCAACTTCCCGCGCGGCTGCACAATACCCAGTGGGCTGGCGACCGCTCCCTGGAGTTCTTGCAGCGTCGGGACCGTAGCCGACCTTTCTTCCTGTGGAGCAGCTACATCAAGCCCCACCCACCCTTCGAAAACCCCGTGCCCTGGAGCCGGCTTTACCGCCCGGTGGAGATGCCTTTCCCCCACCTCCCGTGGGGCTGGGAAGAGATGACGACCTTCTGGAACCGCGTCCAGAACCGCTACAAGTACCGTGACCAGGGCTTTGATGGGAACCTGGTACGTCTCATTCGCGCAGCCTACTTCGCCTGCGTGTCCTTCGTAGATTACCAGATCGGCAGACTGCTAAGTTACCTCGAAGAGCAGGGTGAGCTCGACAACACGCTGATCATCCACACCAGCGACCACGGTGAGCTGCTGGGCGACTTTGGCAGCTGGGGCAAGCGCAGCATCCTTGACGCCGCGGCGAGGGTTCCCTGCCTGGTGCGTTACCCGGAGCGCTTCACGGCCGGGCAGGTCTGCGAAACCCCGGCAAGTCTCGTGGACATCCTCCCCACTTGCCTGTCGGCGGCGGGTATCGACACTCAGGCGCAGCACGCCGGACACGACCTCGCGCAGTTGGCGGCCGGCGCTTGCGACCGCGAGGGCGTGATCTGCCAGTTCCAGCAGGGCGACCGCGGCCTCTACGGGTACATCACCGGCGGGTTCAAATACGTGTACTCCGCAGCGGATGACCGCGAGTGGCTGTTTCCGAGGGTCGCCGGTGAGCCCGAGACTCGCGACGTAGCCGGCAATCCGGCGTATATGAAGGTCCTGGCGCAACATCGTGAGGCTTTGATCGCCCGCTTCCGCGCGGATGGGTACGAGTTGCCGCTGGATGGAGACACCTGGCGCAGGCACCCGCGTCTGGATGTGCCCACAACGCCGGATGCGTGGCAGCTTTACCAGGATGGCGGGCGAATCGCCGACCTGTTCCCGCCCGGTTACAGACCGCAGGTAGAACCTTCGGGAGGGTTGCCAGTTAGCGGAATATGA
- a CDS encoding ABC transporter substrate-binding protein has translation MTARIARIFVALVVTLISLWQSGCGRSADPVAETAAPAPPAEVASEPDASYPLTLKDDLGAEVTIKAAPQRIVSLSPPITETLFALGLSDRIVGVTSFCDYPPEAKDKEKVGGIIDPSEEKVVALQPDLVLATVGNPKPVLEAFARNGITVYAVDAGRYDKVVENVRILARICNVPEAGERVAGEMETAAEKIRAKVSGIAEDKRPRALFVIWLDPLHVAGPGTYLDDMMTVCAARNVAAETENPWKQYSVEMAVSADPDVLVIGAHQSVAPEDQEGYIAELKANPQWATVSAVRSGRIGFIHSDLVSRTGPRLAEGLRQLAAILHPELFPADESEAAKNDRP, from the coding sequence GTGACAGCCAGGATCGCTCGTATTTTCGTGGCTCTCGTTGTGACACTCATTTCTCTCTGGCAGTCCGGATGCGGCAGATCCGCGGATCCAGTTGCCGAAACCGCAGCACCTGCACCTCCTGCCGAGGTCGCGTCCGAACCCGATGCTTCGTACCCGCTCACACTCAAGGATGACTTGGGCGCCGAGGTCACGATCAAGGCTGCCCCACAACGTATCGTTTCCCTCAGCCCGCCAATCACCGAAACGCTGTTCGCGCTTGGCCTGAGCGACCGGATTGTGGGCGTCACCAGCTTCTGCGACTACCCGCCGGAGGCAAAGGACAAGGAGAAGGTCGGCGGGATCATCGACCCAAGCGAGGAGAAAGTCGTCGCACTCCAACCTGACCTGGTGCTGGCCACGGTGGGCAATCCCAAGCCCGTCCTGGAAGCCTTCGCACGCAACGGGATCACTGTCTACGCGGTGGATGCCGGGCGCTACGACAAGGTCGTCGAGAACGTCCGCATTCTCGCACGTATCTGCAATGTCCCGGAGGCCGGCGAGAGGGTTGCCGGTGAAATGGAGACCGCCGCCGAAAAGATCCGAGCCAAAGTCAGTGGCATCGCGGAAGACAAGCGTCCCCGCGCCCTGTTCGTTATCTGGCTCGACCCGCTCCACGTTGCAGGCCCCGGTACGTATCTGGACGACATGATGACGGTCTGCGCCGCCCGCAACGTGGCGGCCGAAACGGAGAATCCGTGGAAGCAGTACTCCGTTGAGATGGCAGTGTCGGCGGACCCCGACGTGCTGGTGATTGGCGCGCACCAGTCCGTCGCTCCGGAAGATCAGGAAGGCTACATCGCCGAGCTCAAGGCCAACCCCCAGTGGGCTACGGTGAGCGCGGTTAGATCTGGTCGGATCGGCTTCATCCACAGCGACCTGGTGTCGCGCACCGGTCCACGTCTGGCCGAAGGCTTGCGGCAATTGGCCGCCATCCTTCACCCCGAGCTGTTCCCAGCCGATGAGTCCGAGGCGGCCAAGAATGACCGGCCCTGA
- a CDS encoding homocysteine S-methyltransferase family protein has protein sequence MRLADLLGQPGRTILADGAWGTQLSASGLSGGVPDAWSLTHPDAVANVAACYAAAGADLVLTNTFGASPIKLAKAGITEWREINRRGIELSRQGAGPDVLVFGSIGPTGELVGLTSTLTEQDLEDSFRQQAEAMLEGGPDGFVLETFADLTEIRAALNAVRSVSDLPVAACLTYDDGARGPATMMGVRPDVAAETLTEEGATLIGANCGRLSNEGWRAVVEATVAATSLPVWAKFNAGIPQLVEGRSVFPMNPDAFADLGLDLVAAGARVVGGCCGTSPDHIAALSARLG, from the coding sequence ATGAGACTGGCTGACCTGCTTGGACAACCCGGACGCACCATCCTTGCTGACGGCGCATGGGGTACGCAGCTCTCGGCAAGCGGCCTGAGCGGTGGCGTGCCCGACGCCTGGAGCCTGACACACCCGGACGCCGTGGCCAATGTGGCCGCCTGCTACGCAGCCGCGGGAGCCGATCTCGTGCTCACCAACACATTCGGGGCATCGCCGATCAAGCTTGCAAAGGCAGGCATCACCGAATGGCGCGAGATCAACCGCCGAGGAATCGAACTGAGCCGCCAGGGAGCCGGTCCGGACGTTCTTGTCTTCGGCTCAATCGGGCCCACGGGCGAACTGGTTGGTCTCACCAGTACTCTCACCGAACAGGACCTCGAGGATTCCTTCAGGCAGCAAGCCGAGGCCATGCTGGAGGGCGGTCCAGATGGTTTTGTGCTGGAGACCTTTGCAGACCTCACGGAGATTCGCGCGGCACTCAATGCTGTCCGCTCTGTTTCCGATCTGCCGGTTGCCGCCTGTCTGACCTATGACGACGGCGCGCGCGGCCCCGCAACGATGATGGGTGTCCGCCCGGACGTCGCCGCTGAAACCCTCACCGAAGAGGGGGCGACACTCATCGGCGCTAACTGCGGCCGCCTGAGCAATGAAGGCTGGCGTGCTGTGGTCGAAGCGACGGTGGCAGCCACCAGTCTGCCGGTCTGGGCCAAGTTCAACGCGGGCATTCCGCAGCTTGTGGAAGGCAGGAGCGTCTTCCCCATGAACCCGGACGCCTTCGCAGATCTCGGGCTTGATCTCGTCGCCGCCGGCGCGCGAGTTGTGGGCGGCTGCTGCGGAACATCGCCCGATCACATCGCCGCACTCTCTGCCCGACTGGGCTGA
- a CDS encoding CehA/McbA family metallohydrolase: MPALLLAILVTLGCAHAQDNLVANPSFEIADEDGKAPAAWIMPTLAGAEFAWDDTVAHSGRRSARVTGTDPDAQSSFVQAWRQNVGKLPGGRLWVSSWVKADSVKGRIGVLHRDENGRVLRNQLIADISGTYDWREFGASLDPEPGTVELQLVLGLAKSAGSLWFDDVTVTAFAGAGAMFGTLSMSPDTPGVAGEITPAEFTVRIGEKGLRPGGSIKLRFEAWRPAREFKLAGFRADTGDPAQAFEITIPPPKRSWPPTPQPVAGIITLKDGPALGAGDTVTIRADLTYTAFTNVIAQLGGLLSPDANSGDFPLEGTFRLTATGGEGKQIFCTAEARPIEGTPGRVTVAVTDAHGNPCEGFRGTVSLECSTGAVMPEPYTFTAADRGSHEFRVTVPADRVSRITASCGAMKAISNPILPRKPQEPGIYFGDIHSHCEISADAVGDPDLAYEYARRFFGMDFACLSDHSPRGKHWQRNIEVTNRHNVDGQFVTFLGFEWSDGRRGHRNAYYRGESGPEQPSDLPDNMESWWARYDETGDRVLTVPHHPNTDSGVRLDNGELVWGPVDWSVINHKYQRIVEICQVRGAFEVPGPDPELRANRPDVGASVQTALAKGHRLGFIGSTDTHSGRPGNGDARAAIMSTEFTRAGLWDAMHARTCYATTGPHMLIFFRVNSQPMGSEIVLGAADASRTIDWRVVGTGPIKRVDLVRNNQVVQSWESESADDMSGSFVRTDALTGTEWWYLRVIQQDSHLGWSSPVWVDPPEAARVQ; encoded by the coding sequence ATGCCCGCTCTGCTTCTGGCTATTCTGGTTACGCTTGGCTGCGCTCACGCACAGGACAACCTGGTTGCTAACCCGAGCTTCGAGATTGCTGATGAGGATGGGAAGGCGCCGGCGGCATGGATCATGCCCACGCTAGCGGGCGCCGAGTTCGCATGGGATGACACGGTCGCGCATTCGGGACGCCGCTCGGCCCGTGTCACTGGAACAGACCCCGATGCGCAGAGTAGCTTCGTCCAGGCCTGGCGTCAGAACGTGGGCAAACTTCCGGGCGGGCGGCTCTGGGTCTCATCCTGGGTGAAGGCTGATAGCGTCAAAGGGCGCATCGGAGTCTTGCACCGTGACGAGAACGGCCGGGTGCTGCGCAATCAACTGATCGCCGACATCAGCGGCACCTACGACTGGCGTGAGTTTGGCGCTTCGCTGGACCCCGAACCGGGGACGGTGGAGCTGCAGCTTGTGCTGGGTCTCGCCAAGTCCGCCGGTTCGCTTTGGTTCGATGATGTCACCGTAACCGCCTTCGCCGGCGCGGGGGCCATGTTTGGCACGCTGAGCATGTCCCCTGACACGCCGGGGGTTGCGGGAGAGATCACGCCGGCTGAGTTCACCGTGCGCATCGGAGAGAAGGGCCTGCGGCCCGGCGGGTCAATCAAGCTGCGGTTCGAGGCCTGGCGCCCTGCGCGAGAGTTCAAGCTCGCCGGATTCCGGGCAGACACCGGGGATCCCGCCCAGGCATTCGAGATCACTATTCCGCCGCCCAAGCGCAGTTGGCCACCGACCCCCCAGCCGGTGGCAGGGATCATCACCCTGAAGGACGGCCCGGCCCTCGGGGCTGGAGATACCGTCACAATCCGAGCTGATCTGACCTATACGGCTTTCACGAATGTCATCGCCCAATTGGGCGGTCTGCTCAGCCCGGACGCGAATTCGGGAGACTTCCCCCTCGAGGGCACTTTTCGCCTGACCGCAACCGGCGGGGAAGGGAAGCAGATCTTCTGCACTGCGGAGGCGCGTCCCATCGAGGGCACGCCCGGCCGGGTGACGGTGGCAGTCACTGACGCCCACGGCAACCCGTGCGAGGGTTTCCGGGGCACCGTCAGCCTGGAGTGTTCCACTGGCGCGGTGATGCCGGAGCCCTACACATTCACCGCGGCCGACCGCGGCAGCCACGAGTTCCGGGTGACCGTTCCGGCCGACCGTGTCAGCCGCATCACGGCATCCTGCGGCGCGATGAAGGCGATCAGTAATCCAATCCTGCCGCGAAAGCCGCAAGAACCGGGGATCTATTTCGGCGATATCCACTCACATTGCGAGATTTCCGCGGACGCTGTGGGCGACCCGGACCTGGCGTACGAGTACGCCCGGCGGTTCTTCGGCATGGATTTCGCGTGCCTGAGCGACCACTCACCCCGGGGGAAGCACTGGCAGCGGAACATTGAGGTGACCAACCGGCACAATGTGGATGGGCAGTTCGTGACCTTCCTGGGCTTTGAGTGGAGTGACGGCCGGCGCGGACACAGGAATGCTTACTACCGCGGGGAATCCGGCCCCGAGCAGCCCAGCGACCTGCCGGACAATATGGAGAGCTGGTGGGCGCGCTATGATGAGACAGGCGACCGGGTACTCACCGTTCCGCATCACCCAAACACCGATTCCGGTGTACGGCTTGACAACGGGGAACTGGTCTGGGGACCGGTGGATTGGTCAGTCATCAACCACAAATACCAGCGCATCGTGGAGATCTGCCAGGTGCGCGGGGCGTTCGAAGTGCCCGGGCCGGACCCGGAACTTCGCGCGAACCGCCCCGATGTGGGAGCGAGCGTGCAGACTGCACTGGCGAAGGGGCACCGATTGGGGTTCATTGGCTCCACGGATACCCATTCAGGCAGGCCCGGCAATGGAGACGCGCGGGCAGCCATTATGAGCACGGAGTTTACGCGAGCCGGTCTGTGGGATGCCATGCACGCCCGCACCTGCTATGCCACAACCGGCCCGCACATGCTCATCTTCTTCCGCGTGAACAGCCAGCCGATGGGATCGGAGATCGTCCTCGGCGCCGCCGATGCTTCCAGGACCATCGACTGGCGCGTGGTAGGCACCGGACCGATCAAGCGCGTTGATCTGGTTCGCAACAACCAAGTGGTGCAGTCCTGGGAGAGCGAGTCGGCGGATGACATGAGTGGCAGTTTCGTCCGCACGGACGCCCTCACCGGTACAGAATGGTGGTACCTGCGGGTGATCCAGCAAGACAGCCATCTCGGCTGGTCGAGCCCGGTCTGGGTGGACCCGCCGGAAGCAGCGCGGGTGCAGTAG
- a CDS encoding NAD(P)H-dependent oxidoreductase subunit E, whose amino-acid sequence MTPETQAPPTIEDNAQNEASGTEAVCACESCPAAGIDLADVDAIVERLGRQADALIPILQAIQKRYRYLPREALRRVSEITDISPATIEGVSTFYSKFRHQPVGKHVISVCHGTACHVKGAGLVTEALRRHLKLEGATDTTQDRLFTLSRVDCLGCCTLAPVVQIDGITYGHVTPDSVPDMLGDFLRDVDRAEKRLALLPGHSPTEGMAEIRIGVGSCCIAGGSMDVRTALEEAVRELRAPVVVKPVGCVGMCHQTPLVEVHVPGQPPAIYAKMRAADARAVVRRHFQPKGLVPKIRSLVTETLDQILTDEAWEPVTRYSIDTRDGPVCAFLGPQKHIATELYGVADPLDLDDYLAHDGFEALRRCVTGMTQEDVIHEISRSGLRGRGGAGFPTGRKWSLVHSFEREPKYVICNGDEGDPGAFMDRMLLESYPYRVLEGLAIAAYAVGAREGVLYIRAEYPLAVRRIWQAIQKCEERGLLGDNVLGTDFSLRLAIMEGAGAFVCGEETGLIASLEGRRGSPRLRPPFPADKGLWGQPTLVNNVETLALAPWIIRNGAEAFAALGTDQSKGTKVFSLTGKTNRGGLIEVPMGITIRQIVEEIGGGVAEGRKFKAVQIGGPSGGCIPEALADITVDYEALHKAGAIMGSGGLVVMDDRDCMVDVARYFLEFTQRESCGKCTFCRIGTRRMLDILDRLCTGKGKAGDIERLSELAESVKRASLCGLGQTAPNPVLTTIRYFRDEYEAHIEGRCPAGKCAALITYSVNDRCIGCTRCAQECPANAIKIAPYQRHEIDVEKCIRCDTCRQLCPVDAIVVT is encoded by the coding sequence ATGACACCCGAAACACAGGCCCCACCCACAATTGAAGACAACGCGCAAAATGAAGCGTCGGGGACTGAGGCCGTCTGCGCCTGCGAATCGTGCCCGGCCGCCGGCATTGATCTGGCTGATGTGGACGCAATCGTAGAGCGTCTTGGCCGGCAGGCTGACGCCCTGATTCCGATTCTGCAGGCCATCCAGAAACGCTACCGATACCTTCCCCGCGAGGCCCTGCGCCGCGTCAGTGAGATCACGGACATCTCCCCCGCGACCATCGAGGGCGTGTCCACCTTCTACTCCAAGTTCCGTCACCAGCCCGTGGGTAAGCACGTGATCAGCGTCTGCCACGGAACCGCTTGTCACGTGAAAGGCGCGGGGTTGGTGACGGAGGCGCTGCGCCGGCATCTGAAGCTTGAAGGCGCAACAGACACCACCCAGGACAGACTGTTCACCCTCAGCCGCGTGGACTGTCTGGGCTGCTGTACGCTTGCGCCGGTGGTCCAGATCGACGGTATCACTTACGGGCATGTAACGCCGGATAGCGTGCCGGACATGCTCGGCGACTTCCTGCGTGACGTGGATCGCGCCGAGAAGCGCCTTGCTCTGCTGCCCGGTCACTCTCCTACCGAAGGCATGGCGGAGATACGCATCGGGGTGGGCTCGTGTTGCATCGCCGGTGGGAGCATGGATGTACGCACAGCGCTGGAGGAAGCTGTCCGCGAACTCCGGGCTCCCGTTGTAGTGAAACCCGTTGGATGCGTGGGCATGTGCCACCAGACTCCGCTGGTTGAAGTGCATGTCCCGGGTCAGCCACCGGCAATTTACGCGAAGATGCGCGCGGCGGACGCACGGGCTGTGGTCCGGCGGCATTTCCAGCCCAAAGGGCTGGTGCCGAAAATCCGGTCACTGGTGACCGAGACGCTGGACCAGATACTGACCGACGAGGCCTGGGAGCCGGTGACCCGCTATTCAATCGACACCCGTGACGGTCCGGTCTGTGCATTTCTGGGCCCGCAGAAGCACATCGCCACTGAGCTGTACGGCGTCGCCGACCCGCTGGATCTCGATGACTACCTGGCGCACGACGGATTCGAGGCCCTGCGTCGGTGTGTTACCGGGATGACGCAGGAGGACGTGATCCACGAGATCAGCCGCTCCGGACTGCGTGGGCGCGGCGGGGCAGGGTTCCCCACCGGGCGCAAGTGGTCGCTGGTGCACAGTTTCGAACGCGAACCGAAGTATGTCATCTGCAACGGCGACGAGGGCGACCCGGGCGCGTTCATGGACCGCATGCTCCTTGAATCGTACCCATACCGGGTTCTCGAGGGGCTTGCCATTGCAGCCTACGCGGTGGGAGCGCGCGAAGGCGTCCTATACATCCGCGCCGAGTACCCCCTCGCGGTGCGGCGAATCTGGCAGGCCATTCAGAAGTGCGAGGAACGCGGCTTACTTGGCGACAATGTCCTCGGCACAGACTTCAGCTTGCGCCTCGCCATCATGGAAGGCGCAGGGGCCTTCGTCTGCGGCGAAGAGACCGGGCTGATCGCGTCCCTCGAGGGACGTCGCGGATCGCCCCGTCTGCGGCCGCCTTTCCCCGCCGACAAAGGCCTCTGGGGCCAGCCAACCCTCGTGAACAATGTGGAGACCCTCGCCCTCGCGCCGTGGATCATCCGCAATGGCGCCGAAGCGTTCGCGGCCCTGGGAACCGATCAGAGCAAGGGCACCAAGGTCTTCTCGCTCACCGGGAAAACCAACCGGGGCGGGCTTATTGAGGTGCCGATGGGCATCACGATCCGTCAGATCGTGGAGGAGATTGGCGGCGGGGTGGCCGAGGGCCGGAAGTTCAAGGCGGTGCAAATCGGCGGGCCATCCGGGGGCTGTATCCCCGAGGCGCTGGCCGACATCACCGTGGACTACGAAGCCCTGCACAAGGCCGGGGCCATCATGGGTTCGGGCGGCCTGGTGGTCATGGACGACCGTGACTGCATGGTGGATGTGGCCCGATACTTCCTGGAGTTCACCCAGCGTGAATCCTGTGGCAAATGTACCTTCTGTCGCATCGGAACCCGCCGGATGCTGGATATACTCGACCGCCTGTGCACGGGCAAGGGCAAGGCCGGCGATATAGAGCGCCTGTCCGAACTCGCCGAGAGCGTGAAGCGTGCCAGTCTCTGCGGCCTGGGGCAGACCGCGCCCAATCCAGTGCTCACCACGATCCGGTATTTCCGAGATGAGTATGAGGCCCACATCGAGGGTCGCTGTCCGGCCGGCAAGTGTGCGGCGCTCATCACCTACAGCGTGAATGACAGGTGCATCGGTTGCACGCGGTGTGCGCAGGAATGCCCGGCGAACGCCATCAAGATCGCGCCATACCAGCGCCACGAAATCGACGTGGAGAAGTGCATCCGCTGCGACACCTGCCGACAGCTCTGCCCGGTAGACGCCATTGTCGTGACGTAG
- a CDS encoding ABC transporter ATP-binding protein, which translates to MTGPEPPFFECRDLHMAYDGVEVLCGVSLSLYSGEFVGVIGPNGSGKSTLLRALSGTLHPASGQVLLTGRPVHRMRVRDRARLVGVVQQHSPFSFAFSVRDMVAMGRHAHLGLIQGLGAHDREAVAWALERTDCMELADRPVTELSGGELQRVVIARALAQEPRALLLDEPTNHLDINHQLEIGRLLLSLNSERGMTVIWVSHDLNLAAEFCRRILLVSEGFIVGDGAPEDVITEDRLTELYGTHVPVRANPLTGRPHVVLTAQEVGVK; encoded by the coding sequence ATGACCGGCCCTGAACCGCCGTTCTTTGAGTGCCGCGACCTGCACATGGCCTACGACGGCGTGGAGGTACTCTGCGGTGTGAGCCTGAGCCTGTACTCCGGCGAGTTCGTGGGTGTCATCGGCCCTAACGGTTCCGGGAAGAGTACTCTCCTGCGCGCACTCAGCGGCACGCTGCATCCTGCTTCCGGGCAAGTTCTGCTGACGGGGCGCCCTGTGCACCGGATGCGGGTACGCGACCGCGCCCGTCTGGTCGGCGTGGTTCAGCAACACTCTCCCTTCAGCTTTGCCTTCAGCGTGCGGGACATGGTGGCGATGGGACGTCACGCACACCTCGGTCTTATCCAGGGACTTGGCGCCCATGACCGTGAGGCGGTGGCCTGGGCGCTGGAGCGCACCGACTGTATGGAGCTCGCGGATCGACCGGTAACCGAACTGAGTGGGGGTGAACTTCAGCGAGTGGTCATCGCGCGCGCCCTCGCTCAAGAGCCGCGGGCACTGCTTCTCGATGAACCCACCAATCACCTGGACATCAACCACCAGCTGGAGATCGGTCGCCTTCTCCTCTCTCTGAACTCCGAGCGAGGCATGACGGTCATCTGGGTCTCCCACGATCTGAACCTGGCGGCTGAGTTCTGCCGTCGCATCTTACTCGTCTCGGAAGGGTTCATCGTGGGCGACGGCGCGCCCGAAGACGTCATCACCGAAGACCGCCTGACTGAATTGTATGGCACTCACGTTCCCGTGCGCGCAAACCCCCTCACAGGCCGCCCGCATGTTGTCCTCACGGCGCAGGAGGTCGGCGTCAAATGA
- the tkt gene encoding transketolase: MAALSKIDELAVNTIRMLSADAVQQANSGHPGMPMGMADVAYVLWTRFLRYNPRDPKWANRDRFVLSAGHGSMLLYSMLHLSGYDVSIDDLRNFRQLGSITPGHPEVGLTPGVECTTGPLGQGFANGVGMAIASQVAAARFNSGDRKLIDHYVYAIVSDGDLMEGISSEAASIAGHLGLGNIIYLYDNNHITIEGDTGLAFSEDVAKRFDAYGWQTIEVDAHNHEQIAQAIEMGQADTLRPTLILCRSHIGFGSPNKQDTPGVHGEPLGNDELEATKRNLGWPSEPRFLVPDEVRELFAKRAEALLPQYEQWQAMFAQFRAENADLAAIWDAMWNRTVPDDLYPKLLEAVGDKEDATRNHGGAVIQVVSEHVPALLGGSADLAPSTKTLIKSSGDIARFQFDQKNLRFGVREHAMGAICNGMALYGCILPYGSTFLVFSDYMRPSIRVAAISKLPNVLVFTHDSIFVGEDGPTHEPIEHLASFRAMPNVTVIRPADGPETAAAWMNALERTTGPTLLCLTRQKLPTISAGLDPMLLKRGAYVALDCEGDPSLIIIGTGSEAHLAVAAAKELQSRGLAARAVSMPSWEVFEEQPQEYRLSVLPDDTRRVAIEAGSPMGWEKYVGRCGLIIGMNRFGESAPYQALADHFGFTPEKVIAAIDAWL, translated from the coding sequence ATGGCCGCCTTGTCCAAGATCGATGAACTCGCTGTGAACACTATCCGCATGCTGTCTGCTGATGCGGTGCAACAGGCGAACTCTGGTCACCCCGGTATGCCCATGGGCATGGCCGACGTGGCCTACGTGTTGTGGACCCGGTTCCTCAGGTACAATCCGCGCGACCCGAAATGGGCCAATCGCGACCGCTTCGTACTGTCGGCTGGACACGGGTCGATGCTGCTGTATTCCATGCTCCACCTTTCGGGCTATGACGTCTCCATCGATGATCTGAGGAACTTCCGGCAGCTCGGAAGCATCACTCCCGGGCACCCTGAAGTCGGGCTGACCCCCGGGGTGGAATGCACCACGGGTCCCCTGGGCCAGGGCTTTGCGAACGGCGTGGGAATGGCCATCGCTTCGCAGGTTGCGGCGGCACGTTTCAACTCCGGCGACCGCAAGCTCATCGATCACTACGTATACGCGATCGTGAGCGATGGCGACCTCATGGAAGGAATAAGCTCGGAAGCCGCCTCCATCGCCGGCCACCTGGGTCTGGGCAACATCATTTACTTGTATGACAATAACCACATCACCATCGAGGGCGACACAGGCCTGGCGTTCTCGGAAGACGTTGCCAAGCGATTCGATGCCTACGGTTGGCAGACCATCGAAGTCGACGCGCACAACCACGAGCAGATTGCCCAGGCGATCGAAATGGGCCAGGCGGACACGCTCCGCCCAACGCTGATTCTCTGTCGCTCCCACATCGGTTTTGGCAGCCCCAACAAGCAGGACACTCCGGGCGTGCATGGCGAGCCTCTGGGCAACGATGAACTCGAAGCCACCAAGCGGAACCTGGGCTGGCCATCTGAGCCCCGTTTCCTGGTACCGGACGAGGTGCGCGAGCTCTTCGCAAAGCGTGCCGAAGCCCTTCTTCCTCAGTACGAACAATGGCAGGCGATGTTCGCCCAGTTCCGCGCCGAGAATGCCGATCTGGCTGCCATCTGGGATGCCATGTGGAACCGCACCGTGCCCGACGACCTGTACCCGAAGTTGCTGGAGGCTGTCGGCGACAAGGAGGACGCAACACGCAATCACGGCGGTGCGGTGATTCAGGTGGTGAGCGAACACGTGCCGGCTCTGCTGGGTGGGTCGGCTGATCTGGCACCTTCCACCAAGACCCTGATCAAGAGCAGCGGGGACATCGCCCGATTCCAGTTCGACCAGAAGAACCTGCGGTTCGGCGTTCGCGAACATGCCATGGGCGCTATCTGCAATGGGATGGCCCTGTACGGATGTATCCTGCCCTACGGCAGCACATTCCTGGTCTTCAGCGACTACATGCGCCCGTCTATTCGCGTCGCAGCGATCTCCAAGCTCCCGAACGTCCTGGTGTTCACCCATGACAGCATTTTCGTGGGTGAAGATGGCCCGACCCATGAACCCATCGAGCACCTGGCATCTTTCCGCGCGATGCCAAACGTCACGGTTATTCGCCCCGCCGATGGCCCCGAAACTGCCGCGGCCTGGATGAACGCTCTCGAGCGCACGACTGGGCCGACGCTGCTGTGCCTCACGCGCCAGAAACTGCCGACCATCTCCGCCGGTCTGGACCCGATGCTCCTCAAACGCGGCGCATACGTGGCGCTGGACTGTGAAGGCGATCCGAGTCTCATCATCATCGGCACCGGTTCCGAGGCCCATCTCGCGGTGGCTGCCGCGAAAGAGCTGCAGTCTCGCGGTCTGGCCGCTCGTGCAGTCAGCATGCCCAGCTGGGAGGTCTTTGAGGAGCAGCCGCAGGAGTACCGATTATCCGTACTTCCCGACGACACCCGGCGGGTGGCCATCGAGGCCGGCAGTCCCATGGGTTGGGAGAAGTACGTGGGCCGCTGTGGTCTCATCATCGGCATGAATCGTTTCGGCGAGTCCGCTCCGTATCAAGCCCTCGCGGACCACTTCGGGTTCACGCCCGAAAAGGTCATCGCGGCTATTGACGCCTGGCTTTAG